AGGAGACAGCGGCCGTAAGGGAATTTAAGGTATCGACATTATCTAATTTTGCAGAATATATTCCAGCTGACAGATCATAATTTTCGATTATGCTGTCTATAACATCTTTATCTTCGGTTACAAACTCGACAATGTAATAGACTGATCCAAACTGTTCCCGAAGCTCGTCCATTGTTCCAAAGGCAACCTCTTTTCCTCTCTGAAGGATCATCACCCTGTCGCAAAGCTCTTCAACCTGATAAAGATTGTGCGCACTTAAAAGAATTGTCTTTTTCTTATCAGACTTCATAGAACGCAGAAATTCACTTATATACCTCGAAGTCATTGGATCAAGACCGGATGTAGGTTCATCATAAACAAGGTATGATGGATCATGAATCAAAGAACGGGCAATCGCAACCTTCCTTTTCATTCCCTTCGAAAGTTCACCAAGCTTTTTACCCCCGGCATCAAGACTTAAATCATGCAAAAGTTCATTGCTTCTTGCCTTTACACTCTCAGGCGTCATATTATAGATTTCACCAAAAAAGGAAAGATATCCTTCAACAGTCATTGTTTCATAGAGACGTGACTCTTCAGGAAGATAGCCAAGATTTTGCTTTAATGCATCAGGATTTTTAATGACATCAATATCTCCGGCAGTCAGCTCACCTGATGAAGGTGCAATCAGACCTGCCATTATTTTCAGAAGCGTAGTCTTTCCTGCACCGTTATGCCCAACAATCCCAAATATTCCGGAATCTTCAAGGTCGAAACTAACATTGTCAAGTGCTAAAAAGCCATCATAATCCTTTGAAATAGAGTTGGCACGCATCATTTTTTCAGATATACCTCTAAGCAGTGTATTTAATAAAACTTATTATACAAACAGGTCAGAAACAGTCATCAGATAAACCATATTATATCATTAGGTCTACAATGAAAACGTCCATGAAATTATATTTCAGGAATATTTTATTTGAAAGAAAAACGGAGGGAAATATTTAGTGACAGGTTCCATTCACCTGATAAAAACCATTGCAAAATGGGAGATAAAACGTTTTACAGGAACAATGAGCAAAGAAGCTCTGCCGGTAATAGTAGCGTTGTTCATAGCCTTAATAATTGCAACAGGATTTTCTCAGCAAAGCGGAATCCACCTCCAGGACGATATCTATACAATAGGGACTGATTCTGAAGAGGTTTTATCAATAATTGCAGGAGATAATCGTTTCTCCGCTTATAAAATTCCTGACGGATATGTGCCTTCCGAGGGCACATTTGATCTGCTGGTTCTTCAGGACATTGTTTACTCTTTACCGGACGATAGGAGTCAGGCAGCGCTTGGGGCATTTGAAAAGGATTATTCAAGGTATCAGATTTATGTCTACAACCGAGAAGAAGATCTCTATGCCGCATATCCCCTCTGGATTGAAGAGCAGTTTGTGATAAGCGATATCGACTTTATTGCAACACAAAGCGGCCAGCGGGCATTTGCAC
The genomic region above belongs to Methanomicrobium antiquum and contains:
- a CDS encoding ABC transporter ATP-binding protein; its protein translation is MMRANSISKDYDGFLALDNVSFDLEDSGIFGIVGHNGAGKTTLLKIMAGLIAPSSGELTAGDIDVIKNPDALKQNLGYLPEESRLYETMTVEGYLSFFGEIYNMTPESVKARSNELLHDLSLDAGGKKLGELSKGMKRKVAIARSLIHDPSYLVYDEPTSGLDPMTSRYISEFLRSMKSDKKKTILLSAHNLYQVEELCDRVMILQRGKEVAFGTMDELREQFGSVYYIVEFVTEDKDVIDSIIENYDLSAGIYSAKLDNVDTLNSLTAAVSSSGGRIRKIESHYPSLEEMLLKLGR